From the genome of bacterium, one region includes:
- a CDS encoding GxxExxY protein, which produces MKKGTKINEQDQRDRQAYAIIGAAMEVHRELGHGFLEAVYQEALALESAARQLPCKREVPLPVSYKGQVLACHYKADFIYFNEVVVETKALSKLTTIEEAQIIDYLKATGLQRALLLNFGAPRLEYKRFVLDYKE; this is translated from the coding sequence TTGAAGAAAGGGACAAAAATAAACGAGCAAGACCAACGCGATCGGCAAGCTTATGCCATCATCGGCGCTGCGATGGAGGTGCATCGCGAACTCGGGCATGGTTTTCTCGAAGCAGTCTATCAAGAAGCATTGGCGCTCGAAAGCGCGGCGCGGCAGCTTCCCTGCAAACGCGAAGTTCCCTTGCCGGTAAGCTACAAAGGGCAGGTTCTGGCTTGCCATTACAAAGCCGATTTCATCTATTTCAACGAAGTCGTGGTCGAAACCAAGGCTTTGTCAAAGCTCACGACGATTGAGGAAGCGCAGATCATCGACTATTTGAAGGCCACGGGATTGCAGCGCGCCCTGTTGCTCAACTTTGGTGCGCCTCGTTTGGAATACAAACGCTTTGTGTTAGATTACAAAGAGTGA
- a CDS encoding inorganic pyrophosphatase, with protein MKKARATSSDPIWQLMGVLYKSHPWHGIQIGPEAPQVVTAYIEMVPTDTVKYEIDKATGHLRVDRPQRFSSHCPTLYGLIPQTYCAERVADLCMQRTGRAGIVGDGDPIDICVLTEKQISHGDILLHAIPIGGLRMIDKNEADDKIIAVMQGDAVYGQWRDVSECPPDVIDRLRHYFLTYKQAPGEKQSTCEITDVYNREEAEEIIRRSQEDYKARYGDLETILTSALRLWG; from the coding sequence ATGAAAAAAGCCCGGGCCACAAGCTCCGATCCCATTTGGCAGCTCATGGGCGTGCTCTACAAATCCCATCCGTGGCACGGCATTCAAATCGGGCCGGAGGCGCCGCAGGTGGTCACCGCCTACATCGAGATGGTGCCGACCGACACGGTGAAGTATGAAATCGACAAAGCCACGGGGCATTTGCGCGTTGATCGGCCGCAGAGATTTTCGAGCCACTGTCCCACGCTCTACGGTTTGATTCCGCAAACCTATTGCGCCGAGCGCGTGGCGGATTTGTGCATGCAGCGCACCGGCCGCGCCGGCATTGTGGGCGACGGCGATCCCATCGACATCTGCGTGCTCACCGAGAAACAAATCTCGCACGGCGATATTCTGCTGCATGCGATTCCCATCGGCGGCTTGCGCATGATCGACAAGAACGAGGCCGACGACAAGATCATCGCGGTGATGCAGGGCGACGCGGTCTACGGCCAGTGGCGCGACGTGAGCGAGTGCCCGCCGGATGTGATCGACCGCCTGCGGCACTATTTTCTCACTTACAAGCAGGCGCCCGGCGAGAAGCAGAGCACCTGCGAAATCACGGACGTTTATAATCGCGAGGAGGCGGAGGAAATCATTCGACGCAGCCAGGAGGATTACAAAGCGCGCTACGGCGATCTCGAGACGATTCTGACCAGCGCGTTGAGGTTGTGGGGATGA
- a CDS encoding type I restriction-modification system subunit M: MPNESTTIVQRLWNYCNVLRDDGVSYGDYVEQLTYLLFLKMADEQTRPAFGKPSIIPKNLDWPSLLKKDGDALEVHYRHILDSLGKAKGMLGVIFRKSQNKIQDPAKLKRLIELINDETWVGMDIDVKGEIYEGLLQKNAEDIKSGAGQYFTPRPLIKAMVEVMQPAPGMTICDPACGTGGFLLAAHEYVTKRHQLDRDEKRALRERTFKGWEIVDGAARLCVMNLYLHGIGGEESPIIVGDSLVSDPGDRFNLVLTNPPFGKKSSITIVNGEGKADREALIYERQDFWATTSNKQLNFLQHVKTLLAMNGKAAIVVPDNVLFEGGAGETVRRKLLAECDVHTLLRLPTGVFYAQGVKANVLFFDRRPAREKPWTEKLWIYDLRTNRHFTLKTNPLRFEDLQDFIKCYHPANRFERRATERFKAFSYDELLLRDKVSLDIFWLKDESLEDSENLPDPEVLAREIAENLEAAMEQFSTIHQELEKT; encoded by the coding sequence ATGCCTAACGAATCCACCACCATCGTCCAGCGCCTGTGGAATTATTGCAACGTCTTGCGCGACGACGGCGTGAGCTACGGCGATTACGTCGAGCAGTTGACCTACCTGCTCTTTTTGAAAATGGCGGACGAGCAAACGAGACCGGCGTTTGGCAAGCCCTCGATCATTCCGAAAAATCTCGATTGGCCCAGCCTGCTCAAGAAAGACGGCGACGCGTTGGAGGTGCACTATCGCCACATTCTCGACAGCCTCGGCAAAGCCAAAGGCATGCTCGGCGTCATCTTTCGCAAATCGCAAAACAAGATTCAAGACCCGGCCAAGCTCAAGCGGCTGATCGAGCTGATCAACGACGAAACCTGGGTGGGAATGGACATCGACGTGAAGGGCGAAATTTACGAAGGGCTGCTGCAGAAAAACGCCGAGGACATCAAAAGCGGCGCGGGACAGTATTTCACGCCGCGGCCGCTGATCAAAGCGATGGTGGAGGTGATGCAGCCGGCGCCTGGCATGACGATTTGCGACCCGGCCTGTGGCACCGGCGGCTTTCTGCTCGCGGCGCACGAGTACGTCACCAAACGTCATCAACTCGACCGCGATGAAAAGCGCGCGCTGAGAGAGAGAACTTTCAAAGGCTGGGAGATCGTTGACGGCGCGGCGCGCTTGTGCGTGATGAATCTCTATCTGCACGGCATCGGCGGGGAAGAGAGTCCGATCATCGTCGGTGATAGTTTGGTTTCCGACCCCGGCGACCGGTTCAATCTGGTGCTCACCAATCCGCCGTTCGGCAAAAAGAGCAGCATCACCATCGTCAACGGCGAGGGCAAGGCCGACCGCGAGGCACTGATTTACGAGCGCCAGGATTTCTGGGCGACGACTTCCAATAAGCAACTGAACTTTTTGCAGCACGTCAAAACGCTGCTGGCGATGAACGGCAAGGCGGCGATCGTGGTGCCGGACAACGTTCTCTTTGAAGGCGGCGCAGGAGAAACCGTGCGGCGCAAGCTGCTGGCCGAGTGCGACGTTCATACGCTGCTGCGGCTGCCGACCGGCGTGTTTTACGCGCAAGGCGTGAAAGCCAATGTGCTCTTTTTCGACCGCCGGCCGGCGCGCGAAAAGCCGTGGACGGAGAAGCTGTGGATTTACGATCTGCGCACCAACCGGCATTTCACGCTGAAGACCAATCCGCTGCGTTTCGAGGATTTGCAGGATTTCATCAAGTGCTATCATCCGGCCAACCGTTTCGAGCGCCGCGCAACAGAGCGGTTCAAAGCTTTTTCGTATGACGAATTGCTGCTGCGCGACAAAGTGAGTTTGGATATTTTCTGGCTGAAAGACGAAAGCCTGGAAGATTCCGAAAATCTTCCCGACCCCGAGGTGCTGGCACGTGAAATTGCCGAAAATCTCGAAGCGGCGATGGAGCAGTTCAGCACCATTCATCAGGAACTCGAAAAAACATGA